One stretch of Caldinitratiruptor microaerophilus DNA includes these proteins:
- a CDS encoding FadR/GntR family transcriptional regulator — MTRFERITSQRIYQQIVDQISRMIREGVLRPGDRLPPERQLAEAFGVSRAAVREALSALSMTGLLEVRPGEGTFIRSATPEVLIGPLATLLTMERDEAVGRELLEIRMALEADSAFLAAQRWEPEDLVAIETALQAMEDEHRSGQLGAAADWQFHYAIAGASGNGLLLQIMRTLSESMRESLEAYRRRLLRIPSMGERLLAEHRGILEAIRDRDAPLARERMRAHIEGVERTLYHQASETTGTGDPER; from the coding sequence GTGACCCGGTTCGAGCGGATCACGAGCCAGCGCATCTACCAGCAGATCGTCGACCAGATCTCCCGGATGATCCGGGAGGGCGTACTCCGGCCGGGCGACCGGCTTCCCCCCGAGCGCCAGCTGGCCGAAGCGTTCGGGGTCAGCCGCGCCGCCGTGCGTGAGGCGCTGTCGGCGCTGAGCATGACCGGGCTCCTCGAGGTGCGCCCGGGAGAGGGCACCTTCATCCGCAGCGCCACGCCGGAAGTGCTGATCGGCCCGCTCGCGACGCTCCTGACCATGGAGCGCGACGAGGCCGTGGGGCGGGAACTGCTGGAGATCCGGATGGCGCTGGAGGCGGACAGCGCCTTCCTGGCGGCCCAGCGGTGGGAGCCGGAGGACCTGGTTGCGATCGAGACCGCTCTGCAGGCGATGGAGGACGAGCACCGGTCGGGGCAGCTGGGCGCTGCGGCCGACTGGCAGTTCCACTACGCGATCGCCGGGGCGTCCGGCAACGGGCTCCTGCTGCAGATCATGCGGACGCTCAGCGAGAGCATGCGGGAGTCGCTCGAGGCCTACCGCCGGCGGCTCCTCCGCATCCCCTCGATGGGCGAGCGCCTGCTCGCCGAGCACCGCGGGATCCTGGAGGCCATCCGGGACCGCGACGCGCCGCTCGCCCGCGAGCGGATGCGGGCGCACATCGAGGGCGTGGAGCGGACCCTGTACCACCAGGCGTCGGAAACCACAGGCACCGGTGACCCGGAGCGCTGA
- a CDS encoding (Fe-S)-binding protein gives MALFITCLGDLFFPRAGMAVVKLLEHLGVEVTFPEGQTCCGQPQWNSGYPEAAAALARHFLDVFDGADYIVSPSGSCASMVQHYYPEIFRDDPARLDRTRQISGRIYEFTQFLVEVLGVEDLGARYPARATYHQSCHMTRLLGVEEPPLRLLRNVRDLELVPLEHPELCCGFGGTFSVKSPEVSVAMADEKLDDVTRTGADLLVGADPSCLLHLAGRAHRRRLPLKIMHVAEVLAEGVGL, from the coding sequence GTGGCCCTGTTCATCACCTGCCTCGGCGACCTGTTCTTTCCCCGGGCCGGCATGGCGGTGGTCAAGCTTCTCGAACACCTCGGGGTGGAGGTGACCTTCCCGGAGGGGCAGACCTGCTGCGGCCAGCCGCAGTGGAACAGCGGCTACCCGGAGGCGGCGGCCGCACTCGCCCGTCACTTCCTGGACGTGTTCGACGGGGCCGACTACATCGTGAGCCCGTCCGGGTCGTGCGCGAGCATGGTGCAGCACTACTACCCCGAGATCTTCCGTGACGACCCGGCCCGGCTCGATCGCACCCGGCAGATCTCCGGCCGGATCTACGAGTTCACCCAGTTCCTCGTCGAGGTGCTGGGGGTGGAGGACCTGGGCGCCCGCTACCCGGCCCGCGCCACCTACCACCAGTCCTGCCACATGACTCGCCTCCTGGGGGTGGAGGAGCCGCCCCTGCGCCTCCTGCGCAACGTGCGCGACCTGGAGCTGGTGCCCCTCGAACACCCCGAGCTGTGCTGCGGCTTCGGCGGTACCTTCTCGGTGAAGTCCCCGGAGGTCTCCGTGGCGATGGCCGACGAGAAGCTGGACGACGTGACCCGCACGGGAGCGGACCTCCTCGTGGGGGCGGACCCGTCGTGCCTGCTCCACCTGGCGGGCCGGGCGCACCGGCGCCGGCTTCCCCTGAAGATCATGCACGTGGCCGAGGTCCTGGCCGAGGGGGTGGGGCTGTGA
- a CDS encoding DUF72 domain-containing protein — MDEPDGFRPKDVLVGCCGWALRQADYVRRYPIVEIQQTFYDPPREATLVRWREAAPEGFVFTMKAWQLVTHPASSPTYRRLRRPLPGCKEAYGSLQGTPEVEDAWRETVRAARILGARLVLLQTPASFRPTQENLTRMRRFLRDAERGPFVLAWEPRGPWPEEVVRDLCRELDLVHAVDPFVAQPVWGDLQYLRLHGVGGYGYRYTDADLNRLRGLIRPPAWVLFNNVSMAADAARFQALLGGG, encoded by the coding sequence ATGGACGAACCGGACGGCTTCAGGCCGAAAGACGTCCTGGTCGGCTGCTGCGGCTGGGCGCTCCGGCAGGCCGACTACGTTCGGCGGTACCCGATTGTGGAAATCCAGCAGACCTTCTATGACCCGCCGCGTGAGGCCACGCTGGTCCGGTGGCGGGAAGCAGCGCCGGAGGGCTTCGTGTTCACGATGAAGGCGTGGCAGCTCGTCACCCACCCGGCATCGTCCCCGACTTACCGTCGCCTCCGCCGGCCCCTGCCCGGCTGCAAGGAAGCGTACGGCTCGCTGCAGGGGACCCCGGAAGTGGAAGACGCGTGGAGGGAAACCGTACGAGCGGCCCGGATCCTCGGGGCGCGCCTCGTGCTCCTCCAGACCCCGGCCTCCTTCCGACCTACGCAAGAGAACCTCACACGGATGCGCCGCTTCCTGCGCGACGCCGAACGGGGCCCCTTCGTGCTGGCCTGGGAGCCCCGCGGGCCATGGCCGGAGGAGGTGGTCCGGGACCTGTGCCGGGAGTTGGACCTGGTCCACGCCGTGGACCCCTTCGTGGCGCAACCGGTATGGGGTGACCTGCAGTACCTCCGCCTGCACGGGGTCGGCGGCTACGGCTACCGGTACACTGACGCCGATCTGAACCGGTTGCGCGGGCTCATTCGCCCGCCGGCGTGGGTCCTGTTCAACAACGTGTCCATGGCCGCCGACGCAGCCCGATTTCAAGCGCTGCTGGGCGGTGGTTAG
- a CDS encoding LutC/YkgG family protein has protein sequence MTERAEMLARIARRLGQPAPRDQVAWDPRASLPERPPSIPAAELVRRFVAQLGRLGGKAIRVAADAEAVDYVLSVVAPDVVAAGRGIPPSPPAGGEAQGAAAPGPVLLWDDPLLTRLELAAALASRGVEVSVWRPDLGPAALKELAARARAGVTGAWWGVAETGSIALPAGPGRGRLVSLLPRTHIAVLPESRLVPSVAELFRHLVEEPDLPSSLALATGPSRSADIENDLSIGVHGPADVHVVIVPG, from the coding sequence GTGACGGAGCGGGCGGAGATGCTGGCGAGGATCGCCCGGCGCCTGGGCCAGCCGGCCCCGCGTGACCAGGTGGCGTGGGACCCGCGGGCGTCCCTGCCGGAGCGCCCGCCGTCGATCCCCGCGGCGGAGCTGGTCCGGCGGTTCGTGGCACAGCTCGGGAGGCTGGGCGGCAAGGCCATCCGGGTGGCTGCCGACGCCGAGGCGGTCGACTACGTGCTCTCGGTGGTCGCGCCGGACGTGGTGGCGGCGGGCCGCGGCATCCCCCCCTCGCCTCCGGCGGGGGGAGAGGCTCAGGGCGCAGCGGCGCCCGGCCCCGTCCTCCTCTGGGATGACCCGCTGCTGACCCGGCTCGAGCTGGCGGCGGCGCTGGCCTCGCGCGGGGTCGAGGTCTCGGTGTGGCGTCCGGACCTGGGCCCCGCCGCCCTCAAGGAGCTGGCGGCCCGCGCCCGGGCCGGCGTCACCGGCGCCTGGTGGGGGGTGGCGGAGACCGGCAGCATCGCCCTGCCGGCAGGCCCCGGGCGAGGGCGCCTCGTGAGCCTCTTGCCGCGTACCCACATCGCGGTCCTGCCGGAGAGCCGGCTGGTGCCGTCGGTGGCCGAGCTCTTCCGCCACCTGGTGGAGGAACCGGACCTGCCGTCCTCGCTGGCGCTGGCCACGGGCCCGAGCCGCAGCGCCGACATCGAGAACGACCTCAGCATCGGGGTGCACGGTCCCGCGGACGTGCACGTGGTCATCGTGCCGGGCTAG
- the cutA gene encoding divalent-cation tolerance protein CutA: protein MTDVFLVYVTTSNEEEAARIGRQVVEERLAACANVVPGVRSFYHWEGRLVEDGEALLLLKAHRERLDDLIARVKALHSYTVPAVNAVPIERGNPDYLRWVAEETVGR from the coding sequence GTGACCGACGTGTTCCTCGTGTACGTCACCACTTCGAACGAGGAGGAAGCGGCGCGGATCGGCCGTCAGGTGGTGGAGGAGCGGCTCGCCGCCTGCGCCAACGTCGTGCCCGGCGTCCGCTCCTTCTACCACTGGGAGGGGCGCCTCGTGGAGGACGGTGAGGCCCTGCTGCTGCTCAAGGCCCACCGCGAGCGCCTGGACGACCTCATCGCGCGCGTGAAGGCCCTGCACAGCTACACGGTCCCGGCCGTGAACGCCGTCCCCATCGAGCGCGGGAACCCGGACTACCTCCGCTGGGTGGCTGAGGAAACCGTGGGGCGCTAA
- a CDS encoding LutB/LldF family L-lactate oxidation iron-sulfur protein gives MAGGTFRARARKALENPRLRRAVRVTMNNFMSARRAAMAELAQLAREGLALGDFAAMRERARAIKQHTLDHLDHYLARAATAIGERGGHVHFAAGAHEVGEIVREIARRRGVTLAVKSKSMATEEVHLNRALQADGIEVVETDLGEYIIQLAGETPSHIVGPAIHKTREEIAQLFGRVVGRELSTDTPTLTGVARQVLREKFVRAGMGISGANFVVAETGTLCIVTNEGNGRLVTSAPPVHVAVVGIEKLVPTLADLYVFLGLLARSSTGQKISVYTHMITGPRRPGEADGPEELHVIFLDAGRSDILGTEYQEVLHCIRCGACLNHCPVYRQTGGHAYGAVYSGPVGTVLTPLLGEFRDWKDLPAEACSLCAACWEACPVGIPLHDLILKHRQKTAREGLDQSGLGGPLRLGAAAWTKPWAYRLSVRVGRLALRWFAREEEGGRRWAVKAPGPLRAWTEGRDLPAPPEKSFRELWAEHLRERGQRA, from the coding sequence ATGGCCGGGGGCACCTTCCGGGCCCGCGCCCGCAAGGCGCTGGAGAACCCCCGGCTCCGCCGCGCCGTGCGGGTGACCATGAACAACTTCATGAGCGCCCGCCGGGCGGCGATGGCCGAGCTCGCCCAGCTGGCCCGGGAGGGCCTGGCCCTGGGCGACTTTGCGGCCATGCGGGAGCGGGCGCGGGCCATCAAGCAGCACACGCTCGACCACCTGGACCACTACCTCGCCCGGGCGGCGACCGCCATCGGGGAGCGGGGCGGCCACGTCCACTTCGCCGCCGGGGCGCACGAGGTCGGCGAGATCGTGCGCGAGATCGCCCGCCGGCGCGGGGTGACGCTGGCCGTCAAGTCCAAGTCGATGGCCACCGAGGAGGTCCACCTCAACCGTGCGCTGCAGGCGGACGGCATCGAGGTCGTCGAGACCGACCTGGGCGAGTACATCATCCAGCTGGCGGGTGAGACCCCGTCGCACATCGTCGGGCCGGCGATCCACAAGACCCGGGAGGAGATCGCCCAGCTGTTCGGCCGGGTGGTGGGTCGGGAGCTCAGCACCGACACGCCCACCCTGACCGGCGTGGCCCGCCAGGTGCTGCGGGAGAAGTTCGTCCGCGCCGGCATGGGCATCAGCGGAGCCAACTTCGTGGTGGCGGAGACGGGGACGCTCTGCATCGTCACCAACGAGGGCAACGGCCGGCTGGTGACCTCCGCGCCGCCCGTGCACGTGGCAGTGGTCGGGATCGAGAAGCTGGTCCCCACCCTGGCCGACCTCTACGTGTTCCTCGGCCTGCTCGCCCGCAGCAGCACCGGGCAGAAGATCAGCGTCTACACCCACATGATCACGGGACCCAGGCGGCCCGGCGAGGCCGACGGCCCCGAGGAGCTGCACGTGATCTTCCTGGACGCCGGCCGTTCGGACATCCTCGGGACCGAGTACCAGGAGGTGCTGCACTGCATCCGCTGCGGCGCCTGCCTGAACCACTGCCCCGTGTACCGGCAGACCGGTGGCCACGCCTACGGCGCGGTGTACAGCGGACCCGTCGGCACCGTGCTCACGCCGCTCCTGGGCGAGTTCCGGGACTGGAAGGACCTTCCCGCCGAGGCCTGCAGCCTGTGTGCGGCGTGCTGGGAGGCCTGCCCGGTGGGGATCCCGCTCCACGACCTCATCTTGAAGCACCGGCAGAAGACGGCGCGCGAGGGCCTGGACCAGAGCGGCCTGGGCGGGCCGCTGCGCCTTGGGGCCGCTGCCTGGACGAAGCCGTGGGCGTACCGGCTGTCGGTGCGGGTGGGGCGGCTGGCGCTGCGCTGGTTCGCCCGTGAGGAGGAGGGCGGCCGGCGGTGGGCGGTGAAGGCCCCGGGCCCCCTGCGCGCCTGGACCGAGGGCCGGGACCTGCCGGCGCCGCCGGAGAAGAGCTTCCGCGAGCTCTGGGCGGAACACCTGCGGGAAAGGGGGCAGCGGGCGTGA